The region CATCTTTCTGGTAGACAGTCATAGATGAGATGTGATAGGGTGAAGCTGGACGTTTGATGTTAGTTTTGGCAACCCCTGTTCTTCCACTGTGCACTTTGTGTTGTGGTTTGTTCCcaaatttgacttgacttttagATTTTTTCATGTGTCCATCTCTTTCATCTTCATCTTGAGATGAAGAAAGATGAAGTTCTGAAGGACCTCTGATGTGATCGCACCTTCCGTAGCCATCGTAGGATCGACGGTCTAAAAAACGGGACCAGAGCAGAATTTGCCAGTAAGGTAGTGCATATAGTGTGCTTTTAGTAGATACttctatagttttttttttttttaaacctttatctatccaggtaagtcgattgagaacaatttctctTTTGCAacaacgacctgtcacattcacacagttccacattcatacctggaagctgcccagtacaaccacaatTCCACTGGAGCTGTTAAGGGCCttgcacctcagtggtggtgatgagggagggacaagtgctgctcttttcactttccccacccagattttatcctgccggtctggggattgaactggCAACATCCTGGTTCCAAGctcgcttctttaacctttatgCCACCACTGCCACAACGAAAAGCTAAACTGATATTCTAATTTTATTTTCCagagaaccatctgagaagctgtcattggaaactgtttggaaaagggcaggtaCTTGGAAAAGGGCAGGTACTTAAAATACTTaacaggtgattggatgaaccatctgtctatcaaagTCTTGCCGAAGCCAGTCAGGAGAAGACTGAAAACAGCTTTTCCATTAAAGatccattgtgtaattttttgagttgattcttagcaaaaacccctttgttctttcacaaatatgtgctcatttatgtgtaattacttccaccaaatCAATCAAATccaatcaaagtattctcgtaagtgtagaatctgccattcagaatcattcagaatacatacgagtgagtcgctcgaatgatggccgccatgttgcgcctccatcttaaaaatataatagccaaagagggacatacctctcGCGCTTTTACACTTAGTGGcactgtgacgaatgccagggagggggagaaaatTAGTCACGACTGCctgcagatttgaaagcctgttgaagatggagtaTCACGCCTATTCTCTAGGACATGTAAtggagtcgccaaggaagttaaaaagagaagtaaaacgacaggcaaagcaacaagactaaagttattattggagtggcttttccaagatggaaagagctcataaggagcaaggattttaaaagggacgCTGAAGTTGCTTGCTTTCTTCTCAGaaaggtaattctgcctatttgtgtaaattcgaAGTTTTATAGTCGCTTGGCTAACcatagcatggttgtgcataacgctaTAACGACAtctaggatacttttcctcgcgtcaatgatgaaaaaggattgtctaccttgtaacataaacgtaatcgtatgtgtcgtgatttccctggcagacaactcatgtcgtgcagttgtaacacagactagctactagaacagctgcgtgtaaacgttggagatactaagagctaatttcggtttcattgacattgttcatactgctcagacaaatatattaaaaacacaaacctctgtTGCTTCTCTCTtatgctgtaaacattgccttacactattaatctcgtacaatatacagaataacgatagcacaGTGCTGTTATTTGCTATTGTCAATATGCTATTGCAGTATCTACGCTAACCTCATTCTTTAGGACCCGCCATTGTTGCTTTGAACAAAACAGTCACCTCTCTGTgtcatcacacacacctaaaccatgcCTGGAGCAGCCAGTACCTTTTCACAGGACACTGATTGGTTCGAGCCACAGTGGCTTGAACACAaatgcattacttgaagcctgagaAGATGCATTTTTATGCGATCTTGTGATCCCGCAATTTTCGTGTGATATCTTGAGAATCCAGCTGCAGCGCAAAGTAAGTGAAAGCTAGCTttctgggggggaaaaaaactagcTTAATATGTGatcacaattaaaaaatattaaattgtggtgTTATTTTAGCAACCTGATattaacttatttatttttgtattgggAAATGCGTACCTGATTTCATCCTTTGTTTTCTAGCTGTGTCAGGGGGATACCTGATGAACTTCCTGCCCATCCCCCCTGATTGGCAGTTGATCGTGTGTTGTGGCATTCTGTCTGACTGcgctgatagatagatagatagatagatagatagatagatagatagatagatagatagatagatagatgtagaTATACCAAACCAATTTATGGAGACCTTCATATACGTAAAGCATATGTACAtgcatttaaatataaaaatgccCCCCACCTTCTTATGACTCTCTCCCGTATTCGTTCCACACGACGAAGTTTGGCCTCTCGCTGCTCAGGGGTCAGACAGCGCTCAGGGTCCATGTCAGGGGTCAGGAGGGCAGAGGGCCGTTCATCCGTCTGTTCAAGCAGTGTCACATTACCACTCAAAACACAGGCCTAACTTTGTTTTATCAGCTTGGTACATGACTTTTCCTATAATAATGAGAATTGCTCATAAACATGACACTTCTTTTTGGACAGTCAGAGACCACAGCTCTAAAACATGGTTAAATCCCAAATAAGTCTATCTGCATTTCTGTTGTTAAAATGGATGTTTTTTCTGTGGTAGTTTGTTCATTAGAGGCCTAACAAGGAGTCAGACCTGTTTGGGGTCTGATTGACCCCAAAAATACTGTAAGTAACGTCAATATGTTgaataacatactgtacatttacttgCATGTGAATTTCAAGTGGCAtacaaaagaaatatatattttaagagaTGCAGTAATTATTATTCATATCAACTATAATGGACAAGAAAATGTATGGTATGGTATCACCAACCAAGCTCGCGCATTCATTTCCTCCACTTGCTTGGTCTCCAACTTGATTCCTTCTGGTCTCTGTGGGCTCGGCTCTGCTCGCATCTGACTGTGACTCCTTCTTGGAGGACCTCAGTATTCCCTGATGCAGCTGCTGCCTGTTTGTCTTTTTAACGGTCTGATCCTGGTGCATCTCTGCTGAGGGCCGCTTTTGATCAGGACCCTCCAGCAACAAATGCCTGGGTGTCTTGTTCAACAGTTTTTTACCCTGCTCGGCCAATCTTTGCTGCATCTCAGGCGGGATCTGCTCGGGCAGTGGGTTGTCGAGCTCAGGCGGGGGATCTTCAACAGAAACCCGTCTGGCCATAAGAGAGGATGGCAGTACAGCTGTAACAACTCGTGTCACCCTTAGAGGAAAGGGGGCCTGAGGAAATACCAAGATAGATTAGTAAATGTATATTGATTTATTCAGTCAGTTATAGTCTACTCATTAATGATTTGGCAGacctcctctcttgtctctgaACCTTGACATGGAGTAGGTATGGGAGGTTTCTTCCTATTAGTCAACCTCTCCTGATTCCTCTTTATCCGCTCAATCTGCTCTTCTTCACTCATCTTCATCTTctgaaaaaaagatatatggCTGTGCGTCATTTATAAACCCTGCACCTTAGCAATATGCATGTAGAAAAGGTAAAGCAAGAACCAGAATCCATGTATTTGCATATCAAAACGCTATTtttacagctgtgtgtttgtgcagaggtgtatgtgtgcatatggtTGCTAGCTGTATGTtcatatgtgtatatactgatatatatacaatataaaagTCCATGTGTATGAGCATGTGAGAAAGGGGGGTTGGGTGGCAAATATGAGAAGACTGAGAAACTGCACTGAGACACGTGCCTCTGCCTCCACCTCTTGCCTACAACAGGCACTGCAACATGCCCTAATTGCAAGGAAGATGAGAGAATCAAAGAATTGGAATTTGGCTGTGATTGCAATGAGGAAAAAATCTGCTTTGACTGTTTCTATTTTTGGAGCGTTTTGGATCACATTGCATACATCCAGACAGTTATAACCAGAAAACAGGCCATAATGACGAATCAAACCTTGGTTGATTGGTTAGATGCATCTGGTGGGATCCACTTTGAACCAGAttctaaaaatgtaatgaaaacagaggaaagaggaggagaaggataGAGGGAGTGACAGACGATGGGTGGGAGGAGAAAGTGAcaggaaaaaagagaaatatgagggtggaagacaaaacaaagccgggctctgacaaaaaaaaaaaaatccttttgcaTAAAACACCTATTTAATCTGTTTAATATTAGATATGTTAGAAAATACAAATCTGCATGCCATTGTATTAAtacagagtttctgcaggtttcaccaagtcaaatttaagacttttaagacctttttaagaccactATGAATggaatttaagacctttatcacaacatctactaagccctaaattcagttttttcagtatcgctaaacttgcacttccccatagctgaagaataaaaaacgttttatatCTGTGGTACAACCCGAAAGAGACTCGCACGAATgacacgaaagctgattgggtgcaatatacagtaagttgcatgttggtctcatttgtagtcattCTACTGCGAAATTATATttgaaagaactacaacaccacggaattttaaaaaaagagcatttGAGGGTGCGTTGCATGAATGTAGGAAAATGAACACCtgtttaaaaagatttaaaacgTAGAACACAATAATTCAGTGAATTTAGGATTTTTTAAGACCTAAAGTATTGATTTAGAAATTTTAGAATTTTTAAGACCCTGCGGAAACCCTTCAATATCACCCTTTCTATGAACTGTGTATTAAATGAGTATATCTGTGCCAACCAAACGAGTCTTTCGCTGCTTTCACATTAAGGAGGTCAGGCTGGCTGTTTCCTCTTCTCTGTACAGGCTCAACAGTGTGGCTGTAGATTCCCTGAAACATAAGCAGAGGAAAAAAATTCAAACATTTTTACCTTGATAATGTTTGTCATTGATAATGTCTATATTTCACACCTCATATGGGGACTCTGTCCAGCCCTGATCCCTGCTCTGGTGGCTTTCCTGTAGCTCCTGGGGTAACGGTGGGCGAAGTGGTGGCTCTTGTTCCACATCCTGCAGGGATCATAGTCACAAGGGATATGATAGAAGATCTTAGTGCAGATTGATAAAGACTTAATACTGCATGTTTTGATATGATGATAGACAACACAACCCAACGGACAAACTCATTAATAATATCTGGATGAAGGCAGAAAATGGCACAGACAATTCTGGCTTGCAAATCCTGCTGTTCTGACACTGAGCTAGACTAGCTAGCTAGAATTAGCAGTAAGTAGATCTATATGTTGTAGGAATTTAGATCAATTTTGTGAATAAAAAACCAAATGCTGTGGCCATACTGTAAGAAAATACCTGCAAGACTCAAAGATCTAGTCATCGGATGGACTTAACCTTGACATTAAGTGGACAACAATTTCACGTTTATTTATAACCAGAAAGCAAACGTCAGGGGTCGCTGACCAAGGAACAATGGACAGGAGTCGTACCATTGGCAGTCCACTCTGCAGCCTTTCTGTTGGAGAGCCAGGGGATCCAGGATGTGGAGATGTCGGCTGGAACACTGAGGGGAAAACAGTACAGGTCACGGTGTTGACACTGTTCATCTATTGTCAGGTTTTATGTGCATAACCAAGATGAACAAGGTCACTTTGGCGGCCTCAAATAGAAGCAAGAAGTAATTGTTTGATCTTTCAAGACTTCAAAACCGAACgccaaaacattgaaacaacGCTTTATTTGTGTTACCTGTTACACTCTACAGGCATAATTATACAGTCTAAACTTCTACACAGACTCTCAGCATGGCAGGGAGGGACAGCTGAAGCTTACTGTGATGCCTCTGTAGTCCCAGCAGGAAGCGGAAGTGATCCCTGTTGATCTGTAGTCCAGCTAGGATGTCCTCCATCATCCATAGCTCTCTCTGGGCCTGAGACTGGTCCTgataaaaggaaagaaagaaaagatatGACTTATGAAATATCTTCAGGCACAATGAgcaaatgattattattttttgggcattttaggcctatatatttataggacagctgaaggcatgaaaggagagagatgggggaatgacatgcagcaaagggccgcaggtcaggaTCGAACCCTCGGCCACcacgtcgaggagtaaacctctacatacgGGTGTGCAcactaccaggtgagctacccaggtgcctgAGCCTTAATGTTTTGTAGTAAGACATTTATGACTTGAAGGTCAGTGGCTAAAaactataaacacacacatatcacacattATTATAGTTCAAATACCTGTGGCACTCCAAAGTTGCAGATGTGCTGAAGGTGAGAACGGATAACCGACAATTCACTCTCCATTCTTTCATATTGACTCCACACCCTCTCCATTTCCTGAATAAAAAGATTTGAAgatttgtgaaatataaaaaacataatgaatataaaaaaaaacaagtaaatcAACAGCAGAATCTGCAGTTTATGTACATATCACATCCAATAAACTCATGTAGAGCCATTGTCATTCTGGTTCCCTGCCCTCCATGCTTATTACACACCAATGATACATCACACATTCTGGCCCGGATTGTGACCAGCTCTTCCTGGAGCAAAGCCTTCTGGGCCAGTGCTTCTTCCTGGGCCCTGGGCCCCTGGCTTTTCCACTCCTCAAGCTGCAGTCTGGATACCTCTAATGCACACTGGACGCTGTCCtgcaacaggaaaaaaaagtctttattatttttttattcttaaaccagtcacaatactgtttgctttttataatttaaataGCCTTACATTTGTAGTCTTATGTTGTAATTACTCACCTTATCCATCTGTAGCTGGGCCAGTTCTACAGACAGAGACTGGAGCAGCTTGTCACACCCACATAACCTCGTCAATACAACCTGAAGAGGGACAATCTTAATCAAAACTCAGAGAGAAACATCTAATAAGATGATAAATAATGGCACCGTACTCTGGTGACAGTTACAGAAGATTGTGAATACTCACGTCTGCATCACTTTCAAGAGGCCTGATTGGTGGGATTTCCCTCGGGTCAGGCTTCTGGACCTAAAAGGCATCATTTTGTTaaacgttacttttaaaaaaattataaaacagtGTTCTTTTGATATGGTTTCTTCCTGTGTTCCAGCTTTTATCCATATGTGATTGTAAATAGAATTTTTATGAGATCatttttgaatatgtttttaCGAAATCCTTTGGGCTGACAGTCGCTTAATGTAGGTGAATGCTTGAATGCTTCAATGTTAACGTCTTTCAAAGGAGCACAGCACAAGCTTCAGCGCTCTGGGTGAGACAAACAGAGGCCACAGCCTAACATTGTACAGAAAATTAAGATACATTTGTAATTTGGCATTTCATTTTATGTAGCATAATCACAGCAAAACTAATCATAATTAGACACAGATATTACACACAATAAAACAAGATCACAATATATGATTTATtagtcaaaaataaaaactgacacAATAAGCATTAGCGACAATATAGCACAGTGACACGCACATCAAAAAGTCAGTGACATACTAGTACACAGAACATATCACAAGGACTACAAAAACACTGTTTATCGTATCGATACAAATTAGTCTGCACGGTtagagacaaaacacaaacaatattttttttggaGACACACGAACAACACAACATAGGTTTAAAGTTGAACCACACGAGACACCACAGGAACACAAGGCGCAGCAAAGAGGGCTGTACCATAGCTGGCGGTAGCACACGGACAGATACATTGCTgcggtgatggtgatgatggtggtggtggtggtgtggggGGTGGGGAGCATGTGCGGATCTCGATGAGGGGGGTAAAGGGGGCAGTAAGTCTGCATGTGCCCCTGTGGAGTAGCTCTGAAGGAAGAGACAGTATGTGGATGATAAGAACAGAGAACACATGGCATTATACAAAACATAGCGTGCTGCTGTACACTGCTGCACACTAGTCTGGGTGTTTGCTGTAAATGTATTGTTCAAACTATAATCACCTTTCCTAAAGATCGTCTCCCACCCGAGATATGATGGACAGACCCATAGGTAGGTATAGGCTGTAAACAATGAAAAAGATTCCGAGTCACATGAGATGTTTAGTGAGACAAAATGATGTtgaagggacagttcaccccaaaatcaaaaatacatatttctcctcatacctgtagtgctatttatcagtcTAGATTGTTTAGGTGTGAGTtacccagtgttggagatatcggccctaaagatgtctgccttctcccGGATATAATGAAACTAGATGGAACTCGAATTAAGAAGCTCAGAGTGCCAGAAAAAtacacttggaaaaaaaactcaacagcaatgtctctttctAGAATTCATGACCCGGTTACTCAAAATAATTCagacctggttgtgagcagtttcatccaggaactattttctttttactgaACTACACATGCCAACTGTATCACGATGCAGAAGGAAGCTCACTCATGGATGTCTTCCTTGTTGCTAGCTCACCttaggtagctaacgttacagctcaGCCGAGGAGGACGCCATTAACGTTTACATCTCACTATTGGCAGGTGTAGGagttttaaaaaatacatatttgagagaaggcagacatctgtGAGGCCGatactagagctgggcaatatggagaaaatcaaatatcacaatactcTTGAGCAAATAGATCGATGTTGATATTGCGACcatcacaaaaatattttcacaataagaATTTAGATGGATAATCagcaataatgtggatataatgactaagtggggaaaggcaaataataaaacagtgagtaagtctggtaagttcagaaaattacatcactacAGGAAAAGGtttgccatattacgatatcatgatatccaaaatctaggACGATATCTAGTcatatattgatataatatcaatatgttgcccagccctagccTATAGCTCCAACACTCGACTTGGAGTGGAGTCAGGAATTCATTTCACTGCTTGTTGTAAGTGTATGACTATGCATGTgacaaatgaatgaatattgattttttttttataacccaTGCTATTGGAGTATATTTAATAATCAAGATAAACCAAACAGGTCCTGACCTTGCTTAGGTTTTGCCACCTCTCCGTGACTGGAGTGTTAGGAGTGGATTTGAACTCCAGGTTAGGTGAGGCAGGTGCGTAGTACAGGGTTTGTGGCAACATGCCAGAGTCATCGTGAGGTCGAATGTCAACCCTTCCCACTGGTGTATGAGGTCGTGACCCCAGCTGACCTCTTGAGGTCAAAGAACCTGAACGCATCATCTCTGTCTGAGTGGGTGGTGGTGTGTTTTGGTCAGGAAGAGAGTCTTCCTCTTGGTGTGGACCACAGGCTCTTCTGCTAAGCCCAGAAGGGCTGGGTGTTCTGtttaaagagaaaacagaacagaaatgcCGAAGCTGGGACCTTTCTTTTGTCAGGTAAACCACTGGGATTTAAATATGtgccattcacacacacagaattggCCACCTGCTGTTTCTCTGACGCACACTCcgcctccccctctcctctgacTGCGATGTCCGCATCCTGAGATGACTCGGTTCGCTCACAGTCCTGCTGATGTGCCTGTGTCTTTGGGAGGGACCCTCCCCATCAGAGGGGGGTTTAGGGAAGTCCACCGATTCACTGCTGCCACCCATCTGTGTGAAATCCTGATAACTTGAGCAACGCCTGAAATGATCAGAGATGCAGCTGAAAAAAGGCTCAATCATGAAATATGTTTGATTTTCACTGTATAACACCTTTAGTGAAATGTGCTGTACCTGTTCAGGGAGCAGTTTGGCTCCATTGCAGCAGACTGACTGAGGGCTCTGACCCAACCCAACATGTCCTCCTGAGTGTCAGCACTGAAGAAATAAGAGCGCATTCCCTGGTGTACCACCTAGTTTTACAGAAAGCATTCACAATGTTATTGTTCCCCTCATAAAGGATCCTTGGTTGAGCTGAAGGTAATGAATTAGATAAAACTGATTGACCAAAATACTGAAACCCCAAACCCCAGAAATCTTGCTTTAATTTGGCCTAATTGGATGCATATTGACAGACGATGGAGTAAGAATAGTTCCTGTAGAAGAGTTTATTTTGGTGATCAGCAACAGCAGCTTTAAAAGGCAAGACTTCAAATCAAATGTCAACAAGTTATTAATTTATACCTTGAAGGTGAACTTTCTGTTCTTGCATTCTCGCGGCGTGCAGAACAGGATTTTGTAGCTCGGCAGTGGGATGCTGCCCAGCACAGATTCTTCTCTACTGTCTAGAGGGGGACAGAAatgaagtgaaagaaaaaagagatgcATTGTTGTACAGTCAGAGGACATTAAAGCGTTTCATTCCAGACAAAGGGCTGGGCTACAAGCTGTGTACCTTTATAGTAAAACAGACAGAAGTTGGAGAGGACAAACCACCTTCTCTTCCATAGCTTCAAACCAGAGCTGTCCTGCAGAAGGGAGATTCATTAGGGGTTGCTCTTTACTTAACTCACTCTTCTACATGCAATGATGAAGTTATAAATTGTCAAGCACACCATGTTTGGAACATTACTTTTTTGTTGAGCCATCCTCTGATGACCACAGGGCAGTTGGGGTCTCTCTTGGCAGCCTGACATCTTTTCCCAAATGTTTGTAGCTTTCCATTGCTTTCCTGTTACCCGCAGATGGAGTTATATACATTTGTATGCATCGACAGCTTCAAAGTAAGCGGTCCACATGTGCACAGAATGACAATATGCAAACGTAAAACATACCTTTATGACAGGAAAGTAGGAAATGGTGGCCACGCTGGATGCTTGGCTTACTCTGTCCTGGTCATCCATTCTGCAGTATGAAACAGAAATATTAAGACTGCAGTTAAAAACAGCCAGATGGACTTCcataaaaaaggaaaggaagatgAGGTAATTAGAGTTGGATGCAAATGTCACATCTGAAATGTCAGTGTTTGCACCCAAACTAAAGCCTAACCTGTTTTTTTCATGTACAGGTGTGTTTATAAGAGTATAGCTTCATTCAAGATCATTCAGTATTTACTTAGTggtacaaacaaatacaaatacacaaaatatctcAATTGTGATGGATTTTTGAATAAAAGCTCAATCAAGTAAAGAAATCACATAATAAAAGATCCACACATAGTTTACCACAACCTCTGAATTAACACCTGGTTTCCTTACTGCcaagaaaatgtcaaaactatatatatatatatatatatatatatatatatatatatatatatatatatatatatgtatatatatatatatgtatatgtatatatatatgtatatatatgtatatatgtatatatataatgtatatatatgtatgtatatatgtatatatatatatgtatatatatatatatgtatatatataatatgcatGTTACGTGACCATTTCTGAACAACGCTTCCCTATATCTTCTTCTTCTATCTTCTTAAACATTTGAATGGACTGGTTGCTCTGAGTGAGGCTAAGACATGAGGCCTTACCAATACAATCTGAACCAGAGTCTCCCTCTGTAGAAGCAGTCAGTCACTCCCATGAGCAGCACCCTGTAAACCTCCGAGCACCCATTTGCCACATTCCCATATAGTTGAGATTTTTTCCTAATCAACTGTTCATCGTCTCTTAGTGACTTGGTGTTGTTGCTCTCCCACTTCCAGCGAAAACTCTCTCACAATTCTATTCTGAGCCACAACAGGCTGGTGCGCATCCCCACCACGAAACTGACAGGTGACAGCTGCATCGCCGTGGTAGCAGGGAGGGGCCAGGGACTGTGTGAAAACCAATCTGGCAGCAGGGACGGGCTGGTATGAGAGACGAGATTTGGAATGTGTCCCAAACTGCAGAACTGCAGCATTGACTGCTGAGGACAGAGAACCAAAATAAAAGAGCGTCGTGCCGGGGACGTAAAGTGGCCTGTTGAAGACAAATGTTTAGGGAGGTGTGGGCGTCACTGTGTCACAGGTTTGTGTGGTTCTGTAGAGACATGCA is a window of Sander vitreus isolate 19-12246 chromosome 21, sanVit1, whole genome shotgun sequence DNA encoding:
- the plekha4 gene encoding uncharacterized protein plekha4; its protein translation is MRSYFFSADTQEDMLGWVRALSQSAAMEPNCSLNRRCSSYQDFTQMGGSSESVDFPKPPSDGEGPSQRHRHISRTVSEPSHLRMRTSQSEERGRRSVRQRNSRTPSPSGLSRRACGPHQEEDSLPDQNTPPPTQTEMMRSGSLTSRGQLGSRPHTPVGRVDIRPHDDSGMLPQTLYYAPASPNLEFKSTPNTPVTERWQNLSKPIPTYGSVHHISGGRRSLGKSYSTGAHADLLPPLPPSSRSAHAPHPPHHHHHHHHHHRSNVSVRVLPPAMVQPSLLRLVFLWCLVWFNFKPMLCCSCVSKKNIVCVLSLTVQTNLYRYDKQCFCSPCDMFCVLVCH